From the genome of Blautia pseudococcoides, one region includes:
- a CDS encoding aspartate carbamoyltransferase regulatory subunit: MLNVGRLNEGVVLDHIKAGKCMTIYKDLKLDKLDCCVALIKNARSQKMGRKDIIKVECPIDTLDLDILGFIDHTITVNIIKDGEIVQKKELQLPKQITNVIQCRNPRCITSIEQELDQVFILADPEKEIYRCKYCEEKYRGDRNK; the protein is encoded by the coding sequence ATGTTAAATGTTGGCCGTTTAAACGAAGGTGTGGTACTTGACCACATCAAAGCCGGAAAATGCATGACTATTTACAAAGACCTGAAGCTGGACAAACTGGACTGCTGTGTTGCTCTCATCAAAAATGCCAGAAGTCAGAAAATGGGCAGAAAAGACATCATCAAAGTAGAATGCCCCATCGACACCTTAGACCTTGACATCCTGGGCTTCATAGACCATACCATTACCGTCAACATCATAAAAGACGGAGAGATCGTTCAGAAAAAAGAACTCCAGCTCCCCAAACAGATCACCAACGTGATCCAATGCCGCAACCCCCGCTGCATCACCTCCATCGAACAGGAATTAGACCAAGTCTTCATCCTGGCTGACCCCGAAAAAGAAATCTACCGCTGCAAATACTGCGAAGAAAAATACCGCGGCGACCGCAATAAATAA
- the pheA gene encoding prephenate dehydratase, with translation MLDLQKMRNDIDVIDTQIVKLFEERMKICEDVAQFKIETGKPVFDKSREQEKLESLGCKAHNDFNRCGVQELFEQIMSISRKRQYQLLQENGMEEKTGFVKIEDLKKEHATVVFQGVEGAYSFAAMHTFFGEKIKSFHVDTWKDAMKAIKTGRAEFAVLPIENSTAGIVQDIYDLLTEYDHVIVGEQIIPCEHVLMGLPCSSLSDIRTVYSHPQALMQCSEYLEEHRDWQQMEWSNTAAAAKKVADEKDPAQAAIGSRHAAKHFGLTVLEEGIYSNVNNSTRFIIVTREKIYCRDARKISVSYELPHESGSLYNSLSHFIYNGLNMTKIESRPIMERNWEYRFFVDFEGNLSDSAVKNALRGLRSEAQNLRVHGNY, from the coding sequence ATGTTGGATTTACAAAAAATGCGTAATGACATCGACGTGATTGACACCCAGATCGTAAAGCTCTTTGAGGAGCGGATGAAAATCTGCGAGGATGTGGCGCAGTTTAAGATTGAGACAGGAAAACCCGTCTTTGATAAAAGCAGGGAACAGGAAAAACTGGAGTCCCTTGGCTGCAAGGCCCATAATGATTTTAACCGCTGCGGCGTGCAGGAACTGTTTGAACAGATCATGTCCATCAGCCGCAAACGCCAGTACCAGCTTCTTCAGGAAAACGGTATGGAGGAAAAAACCGGCTTTGTCAAAATAGAGGATCTGAAAAAGGAACATGCCACGGTTGTCTTCCAGGGCGTGGAAGGCGCTTACAGTTTTGCTGCCATGCACACTTTCTTTGGTGAGAAGATCAAGAGCTTTCATGTGGATACCTGGAAGGATGCCATGAAAGCGATCAAAACAGGAAGGGCTGAATTTGCCGTACTTCCCATTGAGAATTCCACTGCGGGAATTGTCCAGGATATCTATGATCTGCTCACAGAGTATGACCATGTGATCGTGGGGGAGCAGATCATTCCCTGTGAGCATGTACTCATGGGACTTCCCTGCTCCTCCCTCTCAGATATCCGCACGGTCTATTCCCATCCGCAGGCTCTTATGCAGTGCAGCGAGTATCTGGAAGAGCACAGAGACTGGCAGCAGATGGAGTGGAGCAATACTGCAGCTGCCGCAAAAAAGGTGGCGGATGAAAAGGACCCTGCCCAGGCTGCCATTGGGAGCCGCCACGCGGCAAAACATTTTGGCCTCACTGTCCTTGAAGAAGGCATTTACTCCAATGTGAATAATTCCACACGTTTTATTATTGTGACCAGGGAGAAGATCTACTGCCGGGATGCCCGTAAGATCAGTGTCAGCTATGAACTTCCCCATGAGAGCGGAAGCCTGTACAACAGCCTCTCCCATTTTATTTACAATGGCCTCAATATGACCAAGATCGAATCACGCCCCATTATGGAGCGCAACTGGGAGTATCGCTTTTTTGTGGATTTCGAGGGGAATTTAAGTGACAGTGCTGTTAAAAATGCCCTGCGGGGCCTGAGATCCGAAGCCCAAAATCTTCGCGTACACGGAAACTACTAA
- a CDS encoding ketopantoate reductase family protein, whose product MKEIKTVALIGLGAIGSFLASHLKYALEYSNLRIIAGGERRKRLEKNGILVNGEPLFFHVVSPEEEMEPADLVILITKMGGLKQAVQDVKNQVGPDTILMCPLNGVESEELVAETYGWEHLLYSIARVSVVMKGNEVSFQQETARFEMGEKENTVISPQVQAVKDLFDRAGIKCIVPKDMVFDMWHKFMCNVSENQSAAILGIPFGAWVVSEHANAIREAAMREVVAIANKKGIGLSEEDIVAQRQVFPKIPYGNKPSTLQDIEAGRKTEVDIFAGAVIRMGKEVGVETPLNEFFYHAIRVLEEKNEGIV is encoded by the coding sequence ATGAAAGAGATCAAGACAGTTGCCCTGATCGGGCTTGGAGCCATAGGAAGTTTTCTGGCATCCCATTTAAAATATGCGCTGGAATACAGTAACCTGCGGATCATTGCAGGCGGAGAACGCAGGAAACGTCTGGAGAAAAACGGCATTCTTGTAAACGGGGAGCCTTTGTTTTTTCATGTCGTTTCCCCTGAAGAAGAGATGGAGCCTGCTGACCTGGTAATCCTGATCACAAAAATGGGAGGACTGAAGCAGGCTGTACAGGATGTAAAAAACCAGGTGGGGCCTGACACCATTTTAATGTGCCCCTTAAACGGCGTGGAGAGTGAAGAACTGGTGGCTGAAACTTACGGATGGGAACATCTGCTCTATTCCATCGCAAGGGTCAGTGTGGTGATGAAGGGGAATGAGGTCAGCTTTCAGCAGGAAACAGCACGTTTTGAAATGGGAGAAAAAGAGAATACCGTGATCTCCCCACAGGTGCAGGCAGTAAAAGATCTGTTTGACCGGGCAGGCATAAAATGTATTGTGCCAAAAGATATGGTGTTTGATATGTGGCATAAGTTTATGTGTAATGTGAGTGAAAATCAGAGTGCCGCCATTCTGGGTATCCCGTTCGGGGCATGGGTGGTCAGCGAACATGCCAATGCCATTCGGGAAGCAGCGATGCGGGAAGTTGTGGCCATTGCCAATAAAAAGGGGATTGGCCTGTCTGAGGAGGATATCGTGGCCCAGAGGCAGGTGTTTCCTAAAATACCATATGGGAATAAACCGTCTACTCTGCAGGATATTGAGGCCGGGAGGAAGACGGAGGTTGATATCTTTGCGGGGGCTGTGATCCGGATGGGGAAGGAAGTGGGAGTGGAGACGCCTTTAAATGAGTTTTTTTATCATGCGATACGGGTGTTGGAGGAGAAGAATGAGGGGATTGTATAG
- the pyrB gene encoding aspartate carbamoyltransferase — translation MRHLMSPLDFSVEELDKVLNLANDIEKNPEKYAHACDGKIMATLFYEPSTRTRLSFESAMLRLGGKVLGFSSADSSSAAKGESVADTIRVVSCYADICAMRHPKEGAPLVASMASEIPVINAGDGGHQHPTQTLTDLLTIRSLKGRLDNITIGLCGDLKFGRTVHSLIEALVRYTGVKFVLISPEELRVPDYIKEDVLKASGHEFEEVERLEEVLPDLDLLYMTRVQKERFFNEEDYVRMKDFYILDKAKMDQAGPDMLVLHPLPRVNEISTEVDSDPRAAYFKQAQYGVYVRMALILTLFEEVDLC, via the coding sequence ATGAGACACTTGATGAGTCCGCTGGATTTTTCCGTGGAAGAGCTGGATAAAGTCTTAAATCTGGCCAATGATATTGAAAAGAATCCGGAAAAGTACGCTCATGCCTGCGACGGCAAGATTATGGCGACTTTGTTTTATGAACCAAGTACAAGAACACGTTTGAGCTTTGAATCCGCTATGCTTCGTCTGGGCGGCAAGGTTCTGGGATTTTCCAGTGCTGATTCCAGTTCCGCAGCAAAAGGTGAGAGCGTTGCCGATACCATCCGCGTGGTTTCCTGCTACGCAGATATCTGTGCCATGCGTCATCCAAAAGAGGGTGCGCCGCTTGTGGCATCCATGGCATCTGAAATCCCAGTCATCAATGCCGGAGACGGCGGCCACCAGCATCCAACACAGACTTTAACCGATCTGCTCACCATCCGTTCTTTAAAAGGACGCCTTGATAACATCACCATCGGTCTGTGCGGAGACCTGAAATTCGGCCGTACCGTTCACTCCTTGATTGAAGCCCTGGTCCGCTACACAGGTGTCAAATTTGTGCTCATCTCCCCGGAAGAGCTTCGGGTTCCCGACTACATCAAAGAGGATGTATTAAAAGCCAGCGGCCATGAATTTGAAGAAGTAGAGCGTCTGGAGGAAGTCCTCCCGGATCTTGACCTTCTCTACATGACAAGAGTACAGAAGGAGCGTTTCTTCAACGAGGAAGATTACGTCCGTATGAAAGATTTCTACATCCTGGACAAAGCCAAAATGGATCAGGCCGGACCGGACATGCTGGTGCTGCATCCCCTTCCAAGGGTAAACGAAATCTCCACAGAGGTGGACAGCGACCCCAGAGCTGCCTATTTCAAACAGGCGCAGTACGGCGTCTATGTCAGGATGGCACTGATTCTCACATTATTCGAGGAGGTGGACTTATGTTAA
- a CDS encoding MATE family efflux transporter, translating into MKQKKETDLGREPIGRLLFRLSVPAITAQVVNVLYNMVDRMYIGHIPGYGAQALTGVGVTFPLIMLISAFAALVSMGGAPRSSIMMGKGKKDEAEEIMGNCAMGLLIAGILLTGFFLIFSKDLLLLFGASENTIEYATAYMQIYAVGTLFVQAALGMNAFITAQGFATVSMLSVVIGAVCNIVLDPIFIFGLHMGVQGAALATIISQGVSAVWVIRFLCGKKTTLRLRKKNMRIKPKVFFPCMALGLSPFIMQSTESILNICFNSSLLKYGGDMAVGAMTILSSVMQFSMLPLQGLTQGSQPIVSYNFGAGNPDRVKRAFFLLLRSCVVYSVAIWAVAMFAPGVFAAIFTSNEELMRTTKWAMKIYMAVSCIFGIQIACQQTFIALGKAKESIFLALLRKVILLIPLIYILPVFFEDKTMAVFLAEPAADMLAVTTTAVLFGVQFKKVIAQMRKREAAAHGPR; encoded by the coding sequence ATGAAACAAAAGAAAGAGACAGATTTAGGCAGAGAACCCATAGGCCGGCTGTTATTCAGGCTGTCGGTTCCCGCAATTACAGCGCAGGTGGTAAATGTGCTCTACAACATGGTTGACCGTATGTATATCGGCCATATTCCCGGATACGGGGCACAGGCATTGACCGGAGTGGGTGTTACGTTTCCGCTGATCATGCTGATTTCGGCATTCGCGGCACTGGTGAGTATGGGAGGCGCCCCCCGTTCTTCTATTATGATGGGAAAAGGAAAGAAGGATGAGGCGGAGGAGATCATGGGTAACTGCGCCATGGGACTTCTCATAGCAGGTATTCTTCTGACTGGGTTTTTTCTTATATTTTCCAAGGACCTGCTGCTTTTGTTCGGGGCAAGTGAGAATACCATTGAGTACGCAACGGCGTATATGCAGATCTATGCAGTGGGGACTTTGTTTGTGCAGGCTGCCCTGGGGATGAATGCGTTTATTACGGCTCAGGGGTTTGCGACCGTAAGTATGCTCAGTGTGGTCATCGGGGCTGTGTGTAATATTGTACTGGACCCTATTTTCATTTTCGGGCTGCATATGGGTGTGCAGGGCGCTGCTCTGGCAACCATTATATCACAGGGCGTGTCTGCTGTGTGGGTCATCCGGTTTTTATGCGGAAAGAAGACCACCCTCAGGCTTCGGAAGAAAAATATGCGGATAAAGCCAAAAGTGTTTTTTCCCTGTATGGCACTTGGGTTGTCGCCGTTTATTATGCAGTCCACAGAGAGTATTCTGAATATCTGTTTCAACTCTTCTCTGCTGAAATATGGCGGGGATATGGCTGTAGGCGCCATGACTATTTTGTCCAGTGTGATGCAGTTCTCTATGCTGCCGCTTCAGGGGCTGACGCAGGGGTCCCAGCCCATTGTGAGTTATAATTTCGGGGCAGGGAACCCGGACCGTGTGAAACGGGCCTTTTTTCTGCTGCTGCGGTCCTGCGTGGTCTATTCGGTGGCTATCTGGGCTGTGGCCATGTTTGCGCCGGGTGTGTTCGCGGCTATTTTCACAAGTAATGAGGAGCTTATGCGGACTACCAAATGGGCCATGAAGATTTATATGGCGGTGTCCTGTATTTTTGGAATCCAGATTGCCTGTCAGCAGACCTTTATTGCGCTGGGGAAAGCGAAGGAGTCGATTTTTCTGGCCCTGCTTCGGAAGGTGATACTGTTGATCCCTCTTATCTATATACTCCCTGTATTCTTTGAGGATAAGACCATGGCGGTGTTTTTGGCGGAACCGGCGGCGGATATGCTGGCAGTGACAACTACGGCTGTGTTGTTTGGGGTGCAGTTTAAAAAGGTGATCGCTCAAATGCGGAAGCGGGAGGCAGCAGCTCACGGACCGCGGTAA
- a CDS encoding putative ABC transporter permease, whose product MKNHTFLLCGTAGWCMEILWTGVHAIQKKDFRLIGQSSIWMFPIYGMAACIRPVSKSLKGCSTFLRGSIYMTGIFAAELTSGALLKHFHMCPWDYSKAKLNYKGLIRLDYAPVWFVTGLFFEKILSDNS is encoded by the coding sequence ATGAAAAATCATACCTTTCTGCTCTGCGGCACTGCCGGCTGGTGTATGGAGATTTTGTGGACCGGAGTCCATGCCATTCAGAAAAAGGATTTCCGGCTGATCGGACAGTCCTCAATCTGGATGTTTCCTATTTACGGGATGGCTGCCTGTATCAGGCCGGTTTCAAAAAGCCTGAAAGGATGTTCTACCTTCCTTCGGGGAAGTATTTATATGACGGGAATTTTTGCGGCGGAACTTACAAGCGGCGCGCTTCTGAAGCATTTTCATATGTGTCCCTGGGATTACAGCAAGGCCAAGCTTAATTACAAAGGACTGATCCGGCTGGACTACGCTCCGGTATGGTTTGTGACGGGGCTTTTTTTTGAGAAGATACTGTCCGATAATTCTTGA